Proteins co-encoded in one Apis mellifera strain DH4 linkage group LG15, Amel_HAv3.1, whole genome shotgun sequence genomic window:
- the LOC725088 gene encoding eIF-2-alpha kinase GCN2 isoform X3, with the protein MVLQDEIQKRQEALKAELRNRKESIRLCNERSNNLSQSIPSSPQERSRIYSRRRCASSSESSDGFLCEHRGTKLLHFDHNKGERQVYRAKCMGHSTKGSVVYAGVDMTTGELFAISEWILKVNNKIDENNIQHIMKQVGSLEQEVNHLHKLHHPNLVHYLNMKYLQEEDDVLIYVLQEFVIGSSCSFFLLENIPVNIDFLRYLATGILSALKYLHENNVVHKDLRDTSIYIDSTGTVRLSDYSLNKRLSDIYQTCALVKSEPDFPSIQGRGGKKADIYRFGILMFSLLNGIIVSGDKIDPKTIIQPDLQDFLLKCLINDERKRWSAEQLLQHSFIKTPLAHALSPPKISRKDEQEIHEPEEPDTDIRQYVPPLGSHSRITNEFEILEWLGRGAFGDVLKVKNKLDGGIYAIKRIELNPKNKQLNKKITREVKLLSRMNHENVVRYYNSWIESAIITDAVEERLSITFSERKSPDPLNHLGMDDIEKLAPPLHEVEWNVSYKSRTNTTLPADSDEDNSDASSDTDSDEDCAFLMQNLLRMDSSDSIEFEKDTNYQTSASNINNNENGNIDESKEMVREIQFMYIQMEFCEKSTLRTAIDGGLHEDRERVWRLFREIVEGLAHIHQQGMIHRDLKPVNIFLDSNDHVKIGDFGLATTNILSSFVHTMETDKEFQGLEKGISFGTEEVGSLTGQVGTALYVAPELTTKAAKAIYNQKVDIYSLGVILFEMCYKSLTTGMERIKILLNLRSKEIIFPSEMQQADMSRQIHILRWLLNHDPSQRPTAQELLSSEYLPPARLEETELQEMIRRTLSNNQSKAYKYLISCCFMQEVSPADDITYDMNLPSRSHINFIAWRKYQEGVKSKVIEVFQRHGGVYLGTPLLIPKSHQFCSFSPSSVKLMTRNGNIVCIPHDLRAVFARYIVWNNVPHIRRYAIERVFRDKKVLGFHPRELYECAFDIINPIPDNLLMEAELIYIVWEIINELPSLQERNFTIRLNHTSLLQAVLMYCGVDKEKYQDIYSILRDARDGKFTRFQIQTHLISLCLTDQAMETLFNLFETESSVAKIHSVLKTITRRKGDAAVFAREGLKEIEIVMENIETLGIKWPIVVVPLLVHNVNQHSGIIYQITCEVKWRKKKNGEEVIAAGGRYDKMLSSFKKILERTGMASKEIKQYGAGISISLEKLVSAVSETSESVECKYGINVAISCMDNHHRGKEMINLLKELWNLGLKVTILDLISLEEILEYCRENSINHVIFLKNGEKGSVRIQSWERDRFQEKKMSNQEIGEFFQRLDNSIPILNRSESKTVTSDNFLSNNNPVNVNINFILSERDKLSGSSRRSLKNSMIAQMSTYFQRISHKIPIEIFAVFLEMSVVRIIISFLEIDEEDQNFLKSIQVIIDKHPRHKKYIKEICEEMQEVRKEKQRPVLILYSLIDNQYMTLL; encoded by the exons atg gtATTACAagatgaaattcaaaaaaggcAAGAAGCTTTAAAAGCTGAGCTTCGTAATCGAAAAGAATCTATTCGTTTGTGTAATGAACGATCGAATAATCTCTCTCAATCGATACCGTCATCTCCTCAAGAAAGATCACGGATTTATTCTCGAAGAAGATGTGCTAGTAGTTCTGAAAGTTCCGATGGTTTCCTTTGCGAACATAGAGGAACGAAATTACTGCATTTCGATCATAATAAAG GTGAACGACAGGTGTACAGAGCAAAATGTATGGGTCATAGTACTAAAGGATCGGTTGTTTATGCAGGTGTTGATATGACAACTGGAGAATTATTTGCGATTAGTGAATGGATATTGAAAGTGAATaacaaaattgatgaaaataatattcaacataTTATGAAACAAGTAGGAAGTTTAGAGCAAGAAGTAAACCATCTACATAAATTACATCATCCAAATCttgtacattatttaaatatgaagtaTTTACAAGAAGAAGATGATGTACTTATCTATGTTCTTCAAGAGTTCGTG ATAGGTAGCAGTtgctcttttttcttattggaAAACATCCCGGTAAACATCGATTTTCTACGATATCTAGCAACTGGAATTCTTTCTGCGTTAAAATATCTTCACGAAAATAATGTTGTCCATAAAGATCTACGTGATACTAGTATCTACATTGATAGTACAGGAACGGTTAGATTGTCAgattattctttgaataaaagattatCTGATATTTATCAGACATGTGCATTAGTTAAATCTGAACCAGATTTTCCAAGTATACAAGGCAGAGGTGGGAAAAAAGCAGATATTTATCGTTTTGGTATTCTtatgttttctttattaaatggaATCATAGTTTCTGGAGATAAAATTGATCCAAAGACAATTATACag CCTGATCtacaagattttttattaaagtgcCTTATCAATGATGAAAGAAAACGTTGGTCCGCCGAACAACTATTACaacattcatttataaaaacaccTTTAGCCCATGCATTATCACCTCCAAAAATATCACGAAAAGATGAACAGGAGATTCATGAACCGGAAGAACCTGATACAGATATTCGACAATATGTACCTCCGTTAGGTAGTCATTCAAGAATTACAAATGAGTTTGAAATTCTTGAATGGCTTGGTAGGGGTGCTTTCGGCGATGTTCTTAAAGTGAAGAATAAATTAGATGGTGGAATTTACGCTATTAAAAGGATAGAATtaaatccaaaaaataaacaacttaataaaaaaattactagagAAGTGAAATTGTTGTCACGAATGAATCATGAGAATGTAGtacgatattataattcatggATAGAAAGTGCTATAATAACTGATGCGGTAGAAGAACGATTATCCATAACATTTTCCGAAAGAAAGAGTCCAGATCCgcttaat cATTTAGGAATGGATGATATCGAAAAATTGGCACCACCACTACACGAAGTTGAATGGaatgtttcatataaatctCGAACAAATACAACACTTCCAGCTGATAGCGATGAAGATAATAGTGACGCTTCGAGTGACACTGACAGTGATGAAGATTGTGCGTTTTT aatgcAAAATCTTTTAAGAATGGATTCTTCTGATAGCATagaattcgaaaaagataCGAATTACCAAACATCTgcgtcaaatataaataacaacgaAAACGGAAATATAGATGAATCAAAAGAAATGGTCagagaaattcaatttatgtaCATTCAAATGGAATTTTGTGAAAAGAGTACTTTACGAACAGCAATTGATGGGGGGCTTCATGAAGATCGAGAAAGAGTATGGAgattatttcgagaaattgttGAAGGTCTGGCACATATTCATCAACAAGGGATGATACATCGAGATCTGAAAccagtaaatatatttttggatagtAACGATCATGTAAAGATTGGAGATTTTGGTCTAGCTACAACAAATATACTTTCATCTTTTGTACACACGATGGAAACTGACAAAGAATTTCAAGGTTTAGAGAAAG gtaTTAGTTTTGGTACAGAAGAAGTTGGATCTTTGACAGGACAAGTTGGCACGGCACTTTACGTAGCTCCAGAACTTACAACGAAAGCAGCGAAAGCTATTTACAATCAAAAAGTGGACATTTATAGTCTTGgagtaatattatttgaaatgtgCTACAAATCTTTAACTACGGGAATGGAACGAATTaagattttacttaatttacgatcgaaagaaattatatttccctCGGAAATGCAACAAGCTGATATGTCACgacaaattcatattttacg CTGGTTATTGAATCACGATCCTAGTCAACGACCCACGGCTCAAGAACTTCTTTCTTCAGAATATTTACCTCCTGCACGACTCGAAGAAACGGAACTGCAAGAGATGATTCGTCGCACTCTTTCCAATAATCAAAGCAaagcatataaatatttgatttcatgCTGTTTTATGCAGGAAGTTAGTCCAGCAGATGATATCACTTACGATATGAATTTACCTAGTAGAAGTCATATCAACTTTATTGCTTGGAGAAAGTATCAGGAAGGAGTAAAGTCCAAAGTAATCGAAGTTTTTCAAAGACATGGCGGTGTTTATTTAGGGACTCCTCTATTAATACCAAAATCTCACCAGTTCTGTAGTTTTTCACCTTCTAGTGTCAAATTAATGACTCGCAATGGAAACATCGTTTGTATCCCTCATGATTTACGTGCCGTATTTGCAAGATATATTGTATGGAACAATGTACCGCATATTAGAAGATATGCTATAGAAAGAGTCTTTAGAGATAAAaag gttTTAGGCTTTCATCCAAGAGAACTTTATGAGTGtgcatttgatataataaatcccATTCCTGATAATCTTTTAATGGAAGCtgaattaatatacattgtCTGGGAAATCATTAATGAATTACCTTCGTTACAAGAACGGAATTTTACTATTCGCTTGAATCATACCTCTTTATTACAAGCTGTGTTAATGTATTGTGGagttgataaagaaaaatatcaagatatttattcgattcttcGAGATGCACGTGATGGAAAATTTACAAGATTTCAAATACAGACCCATTTAATAAGTTTATGTTTGACTGATCAGGCTATGGAAacgttattcaatttatttgaaactgAAAGTTCTGTTGCTAAAATTCATAGTGTTTTAAAAACGATTACACGAAGGAAAGGAGATGCTGCTGTTTTTGCTAGAGAAggattgaaagaaattgagaTAGTTATGGAGAATATTGAAACATTGGGTATAAAG tgGCCTATAGTGGTAGTACCTCTTCTAGTACATAATGTAAATCAACATAGcggtataatttatcaaattacatGCGAAGTTAAatggcgtaaaaaaaaaaatggagaggAAGTAATAGCAGCAGGAGGTCGTTACGATAAAATGctctcttcttttaaaaaaattcttgaacgTACTGGAATGGCtagtaaagaaattaaacaatatggCGCCGGAATTAGTATCTCGTTAGAAAAATTAGTTTCTGCAGTTTCAGAAACTTCGGAATCTGTAGAATGTAAATATGGAATCAACGTTGCTATATCTTGTATGGATAATCATCATCGCGGAAAAGAGatgattaatcttttaaaagaattatggaATCTTGGActtaaagttacaattttagatttaatttcccTTGAAGAAATTCTTGAATATTGTCGAGAAAATTCTATCAATCatgtcatttttttaaaaaatggagaaaaaggaagtgTGAGAATCCAAAGTTGGGAACGTGAtagatttcaagaaaaaaaaatgagcaaTCAAGAAATTGGAgagttttttcaaagattagaTAATTCTATACCCATCTTAAATAGATCTGAAAGCAAAACTGTGAcaagtgataattttttaagtaataataatccagttaatgttaatattaattttattttatcagaaaGAGATAAACTTTCTGGTAGTTCAAgaagaagtttaaaaaattctatgattGCACAGATGTCTACATATTTTCAGAGAATTTCACATAAAATtcctattgaaatatttgcagtatttttagaaatgagtgttgtaagaataataataagtttcttAGAGATTGATGAAgaagatcaaaattttttaaaaagtatacaaGTTATTATAGACaa ACATCCAAGACATAAGAAGTATATAAAGGAGATATGTGAAGAAATGCAAgaagtaagaaaagaaaaacaacgaCCCGTATTAATACTGTACAGTTTAATCGATAATCAATACATGACTCTtctataa